In Osmia lignaria lignaria isolate PbOS001 chromosome 13, iyOsmLign1, whole genome shotgun sequence, the DNA window ATCTACAAATTTTATTGCACAGTATGTAACATTAGGTAATAAAAGTCTATTCTCAGATCAATCATAcgttattcaaaaatttaaaaacttatctttcataaatgtaatttttccaaaatatattaaataaattttcctttctttctttttatttttgtttcagccTTGAAAAACTGTCCGTCCGACTCTTCGAATATCCCGACTCCTAATATAGGATTTTCAAAAGTAATATTGTTTATCATCATATCGCATTGTATTTCCGACCGTTAGTTGTTACGGTACAAATGTTGGCCATACAATGCATGCAATTTTTCAGGCCATGTCCGGATTTATAATGATGATGACCCAGCAAGGGAAACTGTTGTATATATCGGAAAATGCCGCAGAATATCTTGGACACTCTATGGTAAAGTAACTGCATAAAAAAGACAATCATTACGGTAATCAACCATGTTGAGAGTTCGTTATAaaaatagatagatagataaatAGATGAGGTTGTTTACTATTTCTAATATACAGTTTTATTTAGTTCAAATCTTTCACATTGTACGATACATTTTAGGAAGATTTATTGATCCACGGAGATAGCGTTTACGATGTGATAGACAAACAGGATCATATGGTTGTACAAAATCAATTATCTAGAAATAGTCCAATTCCAAGCGATAGAAGATTATTCCTTTGTCGCATCAACGTGTCTAGAAATTCTCGAAGACAACTACGTTTTGGCGATCAGaaggtatatacatataatatttttgtaaaatatatcaatatttatttagtattcaatttgtattttttatatttatggcaatattaaacaaaaatttgtattttaatcgatatttcatttttcctatttttatgatgttattaatattattttttgcaGTTTTCGTTTGTATTTTTAGTtctattgttattttttatagGTGGTTCTTGTCGAAGGTCATTTTTTACCTTTCGTTCCTGTTTGTAATCGAAACGAATTTGTTTTTCTTGCTTCGTGTACACCCGTTATTTTACCGGAAACACGAGAAAGTATCGTGCAGGGTGCGACTAATATTTTCACCACCATTCACTCTATGGATATGAAGTACCTTCATATTGATAAAACGTAATCCTTATTTtttgtttgtaaaaataagatactgaaatatgatttttcgaatacaaaatatttttttttttctattcacaGAGCGGAAAGCCATTTGGAATATACACGTAACGAATTAGTAAACGTGTCATGGTACAATTTGTTGCATTGGGATTCTATACGAACAGCGTACTGTAAGCATCAGACTGGTATGTTAACTGATATAAGTTTTAAAAGCTAAATGAAACCGTTTTAATATTCAAGATATTTGATATTATCTACGATTGTTTCAGTTATCCAATCTGATCAAGAAAGATCTGCAACCGCGCTCTTGAGACTGCAGAGTCGTTCTGGGCGATGGTTCTGGGTCCACTGTGTTTTACAAGTGAAGGATACCTCTGAAGAATGTCAGCATCCCATCATTGTCTGTACGAATCAAGTTTTAAGGTAtgtttacatatttattataaataaaacagaTAATCATTGGCTTAACTAGGTAGAACCCAGGATGGCTCCCTCGCCCTCTCTTCCCCCCAAAAATATGATTTTCAAGATTTAGTTTTTAATAAAGCCAAGGGACCCACCCCTACTccaaaataattctaattacGCCGATGGGAGTAGTGATAAATTAGCTCATCAATAACACAATTACTTCACATAATCATTCCAGTGATAAGGAAGCGGAAGTAATGCGCTCGAGCTCGTGGCTGTACCAGTACTCGTCCCAATCAAAATTCACCTACACGATCTGCTCCGGTAGCCAAAATCGTAGTGTGCCATACGCGACCGGAAGTCAGAACAACCAGCAGCAAGACTACGCGAGATCGTTGTCTCACCCCCACAATAACGACCCTCAGCACTCTCCTGATATTCGAAATTCCGAGCAGGATGTTCACAATTCCTCGAAGTCGCAAATGAAAGATTTCACAGGGAGAAGTACTCGAGAAGATGCAGAGCCCGTAGACATGTCTATAAGTAGTAGCGAGCATGAGAATAGAAATATACACGTGCACATGCAACACGGCCATTATGCTCTTGGCCAATTCACAGACAGGTACAAAGCACACCACAAAAATTCCTTAAATTTGAGTGGTTATAGAGCTAAGTTTATTCAGTGTCATGGTCAGTACAACGTGAACGCGTTGTCGCCCAAGTATTACATCACAGATTTAGATAAGGAGTATTGTTGTAACGAGAGGGGCAGTACGCATAAGCGACTTCCTGTTAAGGCCTTGTCGACATCAACGGTAACAGGAACAGCGGTTGATCCCTCCGAGTTGCCCATGGAACATTGGAACTCCAGTCCAGTATGGTCCGACACCTTACAGAGGGTACCGGATGTCGTTCATCAAGAACTTAGCCCATACGTAGCAACACCTACCACCCCAGTTGATACTCCAGATTCAGAGCTACACCCGGAAACGCCGATTTTCAATTTCGATTGGACAGCCGAGCAACACGTGCCCAATCTAAAGATTACGTTTCGCAGTTCGAATCAGGGAACCAGGAAGACCCAGGACGTTCAGCCGATCACGTTACAGTTACCACGTAAAAAGGGCCAGTCCATGAACGACTCTAAAGACTTTCCTAAATGAGACTGTGCACTTTTTCAATTGGTGCTTTACAGTTAGATAGGCAAATAttatagatttttttttctctaacacgttgactgtcacAGAAAAATGGCTATGTGTGATAAGACattttatatgtatactcaGGATACAATCCttccatttattaaattaagctctaaatatagaaatttaaaaaaatatttttggtttTTTTAGTAATTCATAGGTGGCAGTTAACGTGTTAAGTAGGcggaattttgcaaattttgagAATCTAGCAGAATACAAAGTGTTGGAAATCAGTGGGATTGTTGCACTGatgcaatttaaattattttatcttatatTGGTGACAGTCGATCCATTAAACTAGTTCCTAATATAGAATCATTAAAAGATTTAAAGATTGACTGATATCATATTAAATTATGAGATCAAATTCAGAAGTTGGTGCAAtgcattaaaaaattgtttttgttGGATGGAAAAGCTATCAGTATTAAATGAAATCTGTTTGCTGGTAAGAGATATATGGGTAAGATGCCATAAAGTATTAGGGTAATAAGTGgtagaaatggaaaatttttgtaatgttTGTAGTAAATAATGAATGCAAGAGAACAAGAGTACCTAATTTTTAATGTTAAATGGTGAAGTATATTAACCAACATCTAAAAGTTTCTTAAGAgaaattttaggaaaaaattgaaacctagtttttttagaaattattttcatctttAATGGTGTAAATATCAATGTAGCAGCGTTGTTAGTCTTCTAGCAATGCGTTTAAATAATTAGTAATCACATTTACTTGCATAAGTTCTATCAGAAATCCGGTTATATATGTTGAAAAAGATGTTCATTAATAAAGAACATTTTCTAACACTTATATAATGCCGCCAACGAGTTATCGACTTACCGACATTCTGGAATCGGGCAGCGCCGTCTATTCGAAAGTAGCAGAAACTACTTGTCGAATAGTTTCGGCGATATCCTGATATCCACaatttttctgtagggcgcagtttatTCGTTTAGTATCCTCGATAGCGCAATTATTCGCAGCTCGTGTATGTgattaaattgtgtattaggtatcaaaaatataagaaacagaagacaaagttgaagagaagaccggagtcgtgacttctgacatcatttccacattgtcttcagaaatgtgtaagctgaaaatttatactctattttgtcgatacagatacgaattaaaataacctatttctcatttattctgattttatggtgataaattattaaataccattaatatcttatgaatttttctgtcttttttcttatattttggtgttttaaagtgaaaaaagtaatcttgatcatatttcaatatggcgttgataattttcaacgaatctttccattcttttaatgttaaagtttcaaagcaattcgaagtttctaccaatgcctgtgattggtcattccattatggcgtcctcctatttagaccaatcagattcatcgttaaagGGTGCGTTGCGTGGAGTGTGGTGGAGTGTAacagtcctcttcgaagcttcgtccgtttggcacgtgtctgcaacaggtaagattaaattatcttcaaatattaaattaaattgctgatcgggtgttaaaagtacaaaaaacagaaagaaacatcgaagagaagtctgaattcttgatctttgacattaattcggcgtTTTCTTCACAAATAcgcgagttgaaaatttttgctctcgCCGCGAATGCACAATAAGAgtggaacagcagaatctgaattattttctgttttatatcgttaaattcctgaacattattgaatgtttttagtactgttttacacaatttgctgtttttaatttaataacgttctttcgtgagcatcgtaatattattcctGTTTAGACCTGTTCGTGTACTTGCTTAGGTATCGGCCGATATCGGAATTTTCCGAAGAATGCCGAAGCGGTGCCGACCGCTCTTCGtcgggaaggaaggtctcgccattgCTCTCTCGAGCGTCGAACTGACAGgacgtgttgagagcatccttccgCATAAATAATAGGTACACATTGTatccattaaaatattttgtatcaattatagtttgatcgtttattaataataactttattattgttgattaaattttatttacataaattcgtatttcttttttattacagatatttgatagaTTTTGAAAGGACGCCATGGCACCTGATATGGGTTTGCAATATAATTTCATAAGAATTtactgttttaatttattctaatcaattattaacgtttattattacttttttttcattgaGTCGTTGTTTTTTGATAGTTAATTGGTACCAAGGtaccaagaaagaaaagattagagatATGTTTGTTCTTTaatcaattcatagaaaaagaataattaatttttcattttattaaatagttttgtctagtattttaatacatttgttttaaattagaacaaaattgaaataattcgtattttactgcaaatgattgcttctcttttacaattataaattatttcaaacaatctatttttgttaaatcgtagtaattatattataatatccagctTTCGATGCAAGTTGAAATAGAATCACGTTTTTAAATTACATGCTGTTTAAATATGATTATTGATAGGACTttgtttattgaaaagaattagataatttataaatcagtccgtaatagaattttcaacaaattgtagtATGCTTACAATCTTAACAACACAAATCCTCTGCTTCAATACAATAGTctattatttttgttacaaaatgattttctatcgatgtaatattcattgaaataattatcaacaattatttaaaacatttcatttcaatctaggatcaatattcagctttaacaatatttgtgctcgtcgaatatatttcacgaacatagatattttcatttacaagccattaataacagtatttacGTTACGAATgctcaataagaagaatgttgttttgtatatttccacccagcccatccctgctcactaagtttttctttcaggaattgttgtggccgcgcgcaatgcggtcggtaaagtcagtgtttgtacgaagatatttccaatgttttgattttttcaagggtgaactggccctgaatagtgTTGCGTTTGTAtagttaggaatcacgcgaaagtagagtcagtgtttgctgcgtgttataaaatattttctagagcatcgcggctctgatttttctttttccatcgtgaaagtagaatctttataattgttcgccggaaattattcacggtcgcgttactatttttatttataattttttttttaattactcgatATATCCGGGATTAGAGTCAAAGCACCattgaagaggagtcttgggcgttgctccgtaaggaaagagtgtaagtatcttattactttatttaattaattttaattgaaatagaataatttacaatttcaatacttgataattgagagttcttcttaattgctattgctaatattttataaaatacaatttcatatataattttattagaataaaaattgataatttgcaaaattaaccgtaattcttttttgttttgttacagatgaattttttgattgccgagttcctggatatcctgatgatggctttcttcacgacttccgtcttggtacgtcacttaattgctttttattaaaatagaataatttacaatttcaacccttgataattgatatttctttttaattgctaatattttataaaattcaatttcatatataattttattagaacaaaaatttataattttcaaaattaatcgtaattcttctttttttgttacagatgaatttcttcacgacttcagtATTCTCCTAGTGTTGtccatcctcctacttgactgtcggaagaagagtatatctgcgaacggtgagtcgcatgttttatggttcctctggtgcccaatcatgtcgtaggacgaatggtccgaatcgacacgggctactagttgtatacgtgcttggcaagcatagtgaccatgggtatgattgtacatacccatgagtagtaacatttttattgtttcatttcatttagttaggctaggtcttcttgtactccgcgttttaatatcatttcaattccacatattctaatagatatttttgaaatatatgaatgctcttaaatattcttaactgtggaattagaatattttaataccgaaacaattttatttagtttgtctgtaatagagaagtcaaatactatctgacttaattattgcgatggttcaaagcaatataatattaatagcatTATATAAtctgtatactggatatacatattaatgatggtgttacattgatttaattacattttgtacactataaattcaaatatgatttgagaattttttaaaatttcatttattcaataacgaagtttaacttatttacacgttcatgaaaaaatgaacaatttatgtgcaagaagacaattcgtgacgggtagatttccaactcagagtgatctatttcaacacattttgcgtattcttgaaaatttactctgaggagggagtcacccgaggatgttttattaattttcacaacaaattcttgtttcattgcaaagaattcttaattaaagacattaaattcttttttattaaaattttgcattttttaaattagtgttgcgaaaaatttccagcgcgagagtaaatatgacgatgcactgactagtattcggtgggaatccttttggtttttaaactcaatcctttttattatttaattaatcaaattagttataaggattccgcggcataagaccgtgaacaccatctctgggagatatacccatgcattactaggcctttgcaggcgcagctttagaatacggaatatatgaaaatatgttaccatattctaaactgtagtccttttgtctatactatgggcgtccgtcaatctgacaccgttggatgcaacgtgttggacgggcgggtagcgctcttagcgaaggggtgcactctgtcctggcgttacgacgtccaggcggggtgggtggtatgtagcgtctggcgtaagtctagggggcgtgagacccttcgttgccagctgatattagcagtgcaccatgtttgcgtcatagttgctctattttgcttttcagtatttgttcttaaagctttatatttacaaagtcgagtcacttttattaaattaaaatagtcaaatattagcccgttagatgtttatgtactaatcatgtttgtagatcaggattttcagatttaaccccttccgtgtttattgccaaagcccattcacgtgcccaggtgctacttggatgggtagaggcaatgggcacgatgacctagttcataagaataataattaataagcggctggcattgtgttagtatatcgtgcacgacgtaatctccacatatggtgtgtgtgtttttaggctgtgggattgcgtcggtttaataactttttcatttatttttaatttgaaataatattttattcaacaagatgtacgatgaacgtataaaccaaatactattgttatcattactattaccattactatgaaatattctatatcaaagtagctaattaaattttgtaattatcattatacgcaatgattgctagccttgtcagacgatttcagtgaaaaatggtacgtaccgtagagtgtgatgtgagatgaaactcgggtgacggaggcgtcccgggacgttctccctagtttaggctcttgcgcccgggtggagtgtatgggggtcgtggaatgaatttttgtgagaatgtgattttgccttttttaaatatagcgttaggtaggtaggtagtataccttctggtgtgtgtgatagattgtaagtaggtagggccgggacaggttgtcacagtctcttggtcgggtaggcgcgatttcgcgtgatcaacctgtacctggaatatgtttgaagaattgacgatacaatcgatacgaacggagtatgccgttcgtcttcgattctatctgtacaatttttcaaatttttggcgacttcataagtcgtcatacgcgatcgcgatggtacgaaacgcacaagttctgctcgagcacggcacgtgtgcacgaacaacgatttatataaaatcctttttcgtccacgtgtcaattagagtttcgcgatttttcttttttgttgattgttttttttttgttttgcgaatttgcaagtctcgagctttagatataagtttcaggtgggtggaccgcccgaagaaagaaaaggctatatgccgaagcgccccgacaaactgtctttcaagaggggaactactaatgattttgcatccttttgcaaagaAGGATGGGAAattattatcgttactactttgtcactgtgcttgcctgtagttgtagttttgtaatttcaggacaagagggggcccgtgacccccatgattttgggcaaatcgcgttttcaatttaatgttgctaatattgaccacggttcaatttagtgttgcgaatgaatattgaTCAcagttcaatttaatgttgcgtatgcatgattatcgcgattttcatttagtgttgcgaactttaaatatcgcgtttctttcttgcattgctttaaaatggaatttaacttttcaatgttgattgctttaagatttttgagagttttgctttttaatgttgattgctttagtgttgcgagtaaaaaattcacggtttgagaatccccctgttttgcattttaattgcatgtctgttaaagatagcgttgcgaatgatattagcgcgattgtttcccagtgttgcgacttataaatacgcgattgctttgcattagtttatagagttcccggctaattagtgttgcggtaatgaatattcgcgttttgcattagagttgcgatatatgatgaaatgcccaaaaacgatccagtggagttgccatggtccataaggcagctatggaccagctgccatgatacagccttggattggctgtaccccttttttagattagtgttgcgacttacaaaattcggtagatttgagtagtgttgcgttacagttcgcgttttctcttttttctttttttcagcttagtgttgcgtataatggagcagccttcacgcgtacgcttttgtacatattatataattaataaaattagtgttgcgagtaaaaaattcacggtttgagaaacCCCcctttctgcattttaattgcatgtctgtttaAGATAGGGTTGCGatagacattagcgcgattgtttcccagtgttgcgacttataaatacgcgattgctttgcattagtttatagagtttcctgctaattagtgttgcggtaatgaatattcgcgttttgcattagaaatgcccaaaaacgatccagtggagttgccatagtccataaggcagctatggaccagctgccgtggtacagccttggattggctgtagcctttttttagattagtgttgcgtcttacaaaattcggtagattttactagtgttgcgttacagttcgcgttttctctttttttctttttttcagcttagtgttgcgtataatggagcagccttcacgcgtacgcttttgtacatattatataattaatgaaattagtgttgcgaatgaattcgcgattgttattaaattttttacttttttgcatttattaaattagtggaagcaACTATGACttacattcggtgggaatccattgctagtcaaggattccgcggcctaagaccgtgaacaccatctctgggagatatacccatgcattactaggcctttgcaggcgcagttttagaatacggaacatatgaaaatatgttaccatattctaaactgcagtccttttgtctatactatgggcgtccgtcaatctgacaccgttggatgcaacgtgttggacgggcgggtagcgctcttagcgaaggggtgcactctgtcctggcgttacgacgtccaggcggggtgggtggtatgtagcgtctggcgtaagtctagggggcgtgagacccttcgt includes these proteins:
- the dysf gene encoding neuronal PAS domain protein dysfusion, with amino-acid sequence MFNRIDASKSTKGASKLRRDLINAEIANLRDLLPLPPSTRQRLSQLQLMALVCVFLRKANYFQQALKNCPSDSSNIPTPNIGFSKAMSGFIMMMTQQGKLLYISENAAEYLGHSMEDLLIHGDSVYDVIDKQDHMVVQNQLSRNSPIPSDRRLFLCRINVSRNSRRQLRFGDQKVVLVEGHFLPFVPVCNRNEFVFLASCTPVILPETRESIVQGATNIFTTIHSMDMKYLHIDKTAESHLEYTRNELVNVSWYNLLHWDSIRTAYCKHQTVIQSDQERSATALLRLQSRSGRWFWVHCVLQVKDTSEECQHPIIVCTNQVLSDKEAEVMRSSSWLYQYSSQSKFTYTICSGSQNRSVPYATGSQNNQQQDYARSLSHPHNNDPQHSPDIRNSEQDVHNSSKSQMKDFTGRSTREDAEPVDMSISSSEHENRNIHVHMQHGHYALGQFTDRYKAHHKNSLNLSGYRAKFIQCHGQYNVNALSPKYYITDLDKEYCCNERGSTHKRLPVKALSTSTVTGTAVDPSELPMEHWNSSPVWSDTLQRVPDVVHQELSPYVATPTTPVDTPDSELHPETPIFNFDWTAEQHVPNLKITFRSSNQGTRKTQDVQPITLQLPRKKGQSMNDSKDFPK